In one window of Oscillatoria salina IIICB1 DNA:
- a CDS encoding glycosyltransferase family 4 protein: MDKVTKRVFVFLEIFSQEGGIQSYIKDIFEAYRVLISKAEVNNPEDNYTAEVFLLRDEHGAENYFESENFKFHYLKTLPPWLGRLRLAIALLNCLLTQRPAHVYCGHINLASLVQKLCQPLGIPYTVLTYGKEVWEPLSPKKQQALAQAAAIWTISRYSQDRLCAANKINPQKVRMLPCVVDGNKFTPGEKPYNLIAKYNLADAKVLMTVARLWSGDIYKGVDVTIRALPKILAVFPEVKYLAIGRGDDRPRLAQLARDLDVAEKVVFAGFVPKEELVAHYRVADAYIMPSQEGFGIVYLEAMACGKPVLSGDADGSADPLQNGCLGWRVPHRDAEAVAAATIEILKGKDRRCDGEWLREQTLAKFGKEALQKRLQDLLEKEQS, translated from the coding sequence TTGGATAAGGTAACTAAGCGCGTCTTTGTCTTTCTCGAAATTTTTTCTCAGGAAGGTGGGATTCAGTCTTATATTAAAGACATCTTTGAGGCATATAGAGTCTTGATATCTAAAGCAGAAGTTAATAACCCAGAAGATAACTATACTGCTGAGGTATTTTTATTACGAGACGAACATGGAGCTGAAAATTACTTCGAGAGCGAAAATTTTAAATTTCATTATTTGAAAACTTTACCACCTTGGTTAGGTCGCTTGCGCCTCGCGATCGCACTGCTAAATTGTTTGCTTACTCAGCGTCCAGCTCATGTTTACTGCGGTCATATTAATTTAGCGTCTTTAGTACAAAAACTTTGTCAACCGTTAGGTATTCCTTACACAGTATTAACTTACGGAAAAGAAGTTTGGGAACCTTTATCGCCAAAAAAGCAACAAGCATTAGCACAAGCAGCAGCAATTTGGACTATTAGCCGCTATAGTCAAGATCGTCTTTGTGCGGCTAATAAAATTAATCCCCAAAAAGTACGGATGCTACCTTGTGTGGTTGATGGAAATAAATTTACTCCCGGAGAAAAACCGTATAACTTAATTGCTAAATATAACTTGGCTGATGCCAAAGTTTTAATGACCGTAGCGAGATTATGGTCGGGAGATATTTATAAAGGAGTAGATGTCACGATTCGTGCTTTACCAAAGATTTTAGCAGTCTTTCCCGAAGTAAAATATTTAGCGATCGGACGCGGTGACGATCGACCTCGTTTAGCCCAGTTAGCTCGAGACTTAGATGTAGCCGAAAAAGTTGTCTTTGCTGGTTTTGTCCCTAAAGAAGAGTTAGTCGCCCATTATCGAGTTGCTGATGCTTATATTATGCCTTCCCAAGAAGGATTTGGGATTGTTTATCTCGAAGCAATGGCTTGTGGTAAACCAGTACTGTCTGGCGATGCTGACGGTTCGGCAGATCCTTTGCAAAATGGATGTTTAGGTTGGCGGGTTCCTCACCGAGACGCTGAAGCGGTAGCTGCGGCGACAATTGAAATCTTAAAAGGTAAAGATCGACGTTGTGACGGTGAGTGGTTGCGAGAACAAACTTTAGCCAAGTTTGGTAAAGAAGCTTTACAAAAACGGCTACAAGATTTGCTGGAGAAGGAACAAAGTTGA
- a CDS encoding GDP-mannose 4,6-dehydratase encodes MAKTALITGITGQDGYYLSKLLREKGYQVAGLIPPQRQASVAKLGELANQIKVCPVELTDSKALLQVVAQLHPDEIYNLAAPSFVPDSWKDPLGTLDLVTGTATRLLDAVREVGIPTRFYQASSSEMFGNVDRDPQDENTPFRPKNPYAAAKLHAHWTMVHHRSRYNLFACSGILYNHESPRRPPSFVTRKVTLTAAKIKLGLSDRLEMGNLDAKRDWGYAGDHVEAMWRMLQADEPEDYVIGTGKLHAVRELVATAFECVDLNWEQYVQVNPKFFRPDEHFQLVADPTKAKTNLGWEPQVSFEALIEKMVKKDLEYLQAKNF; translated from the coding sequence ATGGCAAAAACAGCGCTAATTACAGGTATTACTGGTCAAGATGGTTATTATCTCAGCAAATTGCTCCGAGAAAAAGGTTATCAAGTTGCTGGGCTAATTCCGCCACAACGTCAAGCTAGTGTCGCTAAACTTGGCGAACTTGCTAACCAAATTAAAGTTTGTCCGGTGGAACTCACCGACAGCAAAGCTTTATTGCAAGTCGTCGCGCAACTGCATCCTGATGAAATTTATAACCTAGCCGCACCCAGTTTTGTCCCGGATTCTTGGAAAGATCCCCTCGGAACCTTAGATTTAGTCACAGGTACAGCCACACGCTTACTAGACGCAGTACGAGAAGTAGGTATTCCGACCAGATTTTATCAAGCTAGTAGTTCAGAAATGTTCGGCAATGTCGATCGAGATCCCCAAGACGAAAATACACCTTTTCGCCCCAAAAATCCCTACGCCGCCGCCAAACTACACGCTCATTGGACAATGGTACATCACCGATCTCGCTACAATTTATTTGCCTGTAGCGGGATTTTATACAATCACGAATCACCTCGTCGTCCGCCTTCGTTTGTTACCCGCAAAGTTACCTTAACCGCCGCCAAAATTAAATTGGGTTTAAGCGATCGCCTAGAAATGGGCAATCTGGATGCAAAAAGAGATTGGGGCTACGCGGGCGATCATGTCGAAGCCATGTGGCGAATGTTGCAAGCAGACGAACCAGAAGATTATGTCATCGGTACGGGGAAATTACACGCAGTCCGAGAATTAGTTGCCACGGCTTTTGAATGTGTAGACCTAAATTGGGAACAATATGTACAGGTGAATCCTAAGTTTTTTCGACCAGACGAACATTTTCAACTGGTAGCAGATCCCACGAAAGCAAAAACTAATCTTGGTTGGGAACCGCAAGTCAGCTTTGAAGCTTTAATCGAAAAAATGGTTAAAAAAGACTTAGAGTATTTGCAAGCAAAAAACTTTTAA
- the petD gene encoding cytochrome b6-f complex subunit IV, which produces MSTLKKPDLTDPKLRAKLAKGMGHNYYGEPAWPNDLLYVFPVVIMGTIALCVGLAVLDPAMIGEPADPFATPLEILPEWYLYPVFQILRVVPNKLLGIASQAAIPLGLMLVPFIENVNKFQNPFRRPVATTVFMFGTLVTIWLGIGATMPIDKSFTLGLF; this is translated from the coding sequence ATGTCCACACTAAAAAAGCCAGATCTAACAGATCCTAAATTACGTGCCAAGCTGGCTAAAGGTATGGGTCATAACTATTATGGCGAACCTGCTTGGCCCAACGACCTACTTTATGTCTTCCCAGTAGTAATTATGGGAACCATCGCTTTATGCGTTGGTTTAGCCGTACTCGACCCAGCAATGATTGGCGAACCCGCAGATCCCTTTGCCACGCCATTAGAAATTTTACCCGAATGGTACTTGTATCCAGTATTCCAAATTCTGCGCGTAGTTCCCAATAAACTTTTAGGAATTGCTTCTCAAGCAGCTATTCCTTTAGGTTTAATGTTGGTTCCCTTTATCGAAAACGTCAACAAATTTCAAAACCCCTTCCGTCGTCCAGTAGCAACCACAGTCTTCATGTTTGGTACTCTGGTCACAATTTGGTTAGGAATTGGTGCTACTATGCCCATTGACAAATCCTTCACCCTTGGTTTGTTCTAA
- the petB gene encoding cytochrome b6, protein MFSKQVTESKPYQWFQERLEIEAISEDITSKYVPPHVNIFYCLGGITLTCFLIQFATGFAMTFYYRPTVTEAFSSVQYIMTEVNFGWLIRSVHRWSASMMVLMMILHVFRVYLTGGFKKPRELTWVTGVVLAVITVSFGVTGYSLPWDQVGYWAVKIVSGIPAAIPVVGDQLVELVRGSASVGQPTLTRFYSLHTFVLPWLIAVFMLLHFLMIRKQGISGPL, encoded by the coding sequence ATGTTTTCAAAGCAAGTAACCGAATCAAAACCTTATCAGTGGTTTCAGGAACGTCTAGAGATCGAGGCGATTTCTGAAGATATCACAAGCAAATACGTCCCGCCCCACGTTAACATTTTTTACTGCTTAGGAGGAATCACCTTAACTTGCTTCCTAATCCAGTTCGCTACTGGATTTGCAATGACCTTCTACTACAGACCAACCGTTACCGAAGCTTTCTCCTCGGTACAATACATCATGACCGAAGTTAACTTTGGCTGGTTAATTCGTTCAGTCCATCGCTGGTCTGCAAGCATGATGGTATTAATGATGATCCTGCACGTTTTCCGAGTCTATCTCACAGGCGGTTTCAAAAAGCCTCGCGAGTTAACTTGGGTAACAGGCGTAGTCTTAGCAGTAATCACCGTTTCCTTCGGTGTAACTGGTTACTCACTACCTTGGGATCAAGTTGGTTACTGGGCTGTGAAAATCGTTTCCGGTATTCCAGCAGCAATTCCCGTAGTCGGCGACCAATTAGTAGAACTTGTACGCGGTAGCGCCAGCGTCGGACAGCCGACACTGACTCGTTTCTACAGCTTACACACCTTTGTCTTGCCTTGGCTAATTGCAGTATTCATGTTGCTGCACTTCCTCATGATTCGCAAACAAGGTATTTCTGGTCCGTTGTAA
- a CDS encoding site-specific integrase, producing the protein MPKGKNWFETFDLINQPFSEVLPDCENPFMRKRNGLVCSSMFIHWLWRKNIPFTAHKLRHACNIRMHQAGLNHLAIANSLGHTVAMNQSTYLRYQGQESKLEGLQSALNDLRGKQNEIDTLKTENERLKTENGRYKTEVERYKSENERLQLQLQRYELEKQYREK; encoded by the coding sequence ATGCCTAAAGGTAAGAATTGGTTTGAGACTTTCGACTTAATCAATCAACCCTTCAGCGAAGTGTTACCAGACTGTGAAAACCCATTTATGAGAAAGCGCAACGGGCTAGTATGTAGCAGTATGTTTATTCATTGGTTATGGCGAAAAAACATTCCTTTCACCGCCCACAAATTACGCCACGCCTGTAATATCAGAATGCACCAAGCAGGATTAAACCACCTCGCGATCGCTAATAGCCTCGGTCACACTGTGGCAATGAATCAAAGCACCTACCTACGTTACCAAGGTCAAGAAAGCAAGCTGGAAGGGCTACAAAGTGCATTAAATGACCTACGAGGTAAACAGAATGAAATAGACACCTTAAAGACTGAAAACGAGCGATTAAAAACAGAGAACGGGCGTTACAAAACAGAAGTCGAACGTTACAAATCAGAGAACGAACGCCTACAACTACAACTACAGCGCTACGAACTAGAAAAACAATACCGAGAGAAATAA
- the ctpA gene encoding carboxyl-terminal processing protease CtpA has translation MAKRAFFLSVAIAISLIFSFLLWSPSAAAYSENQRILLQSWRIVNQAYLDETFNHQNWWFVRQNYLKKPLKKREDTYSAIEEMLASLNDPFTRLLRPEQYRSLQVSTSGELSGVGLQIDIDQKTGELEVVAPIAGSPAEEAGIAPRDRILAIDGLNTANLTLDEAALRMRGESGTKVTLTVQSPGKDNLHEVEIIREIISLNSVYAKLDTESGTVPIGYLRLSQFSANSTAEMKEAIADLEAKGAKAYILDLRSNPGGLLTAGIEIARLWLNNATVVYTVNRQGMLGSFDAYDGAITDDPLIVLVNQGTASASEILAGALQDNKRAQLVGEKTFGKGLIQSLFELPDGSGLAVTVAKYETPKHKDIHKLGISPDYKIHQDPITLKQATTELDLQYQTAVKLLNPQSVVADAA, from the coding sequence ATGGCAAAACGAGCTTTTTTCCTCTCTGTGGCGATCGCTATTTCTTTGATTTTCTCTTTTTTGCTTTGGTCGCCTAGTGCGGCTGCTTATAGCGAAAATCAAAGAATTTTACTACAATCTTGGCGAATTGTCAATCAAGCATATTTAGATGAAACATTTAACCATCAAAATTGGTGGTTTGTACGCCAAAATTATCTGAAAAAACCGCTTAAAAAACGTGAAGATACTTATAGCGCGATTGAGGAAATGCTGGCAAGTTTGAACGATCCCTTTACTAGATTACTCAGACCAGAACAGTATCGTAGTTTACAAGTATCTACTTCGGGAGAATTGTCTGGTGTAGGTTTACAGATCGATATCGACCAAAAAACAGGAGAATTAGAAGTAGTAGCACCGATCGCAGGATCTCCGGCTGAGGAAGCGGGAATTGCACCACGAGATCGCATTCTGGCAATTGATGGTCTGAACACTGCTAATCTAACGTTAGATGAAGCAGCGTTGCGGATGCGCGGCGAAAGTGGCACAAAAGTTACTTTAACCGTACAATCGCCGGGAAAAGATAACTTACATGAAGTGGAAATTATCCGCGAGATCATCTCCCTCAATTCAGTTTACGCTAAACTTGACACTGAAAGTGGTACGGTTCCCATCGGTTACTTACGCCTGTCTCAGTTTAGCGCGAATTCGACCGCAGAAATGAAAGAGGCGATCGCGGATTTAGAAGCCAAGGGTGCCAAAGCTTATATTCTGGATTTACGCAGTAACCCAGGTGGTTTATTAACCGCCGGAATTGAAATTGCTCGCCTTTGGTTGAATAATGCTACAGTTGTTTATACTGTCAATCGTCAAGGAATGTTAGGCAGTTTTGATGCTTACGATGGCGCAATAACTGACGACCCCTTGATCGTTTTAGTTAATCAAGGAACAGCTAGCGCTAGTGAAATTTTAGCTGGTGCTTTACAAGATAACAAAAGAGCGCAACTTGTTGGCGAAAAAACTTTTGGTAAAGGTTTGATTCAATCTTTATTTGAATTACCCGATGGTTCCGGTTTAGCAGTTACAGTTGCTAAATACGAAACTCCTAAACACAAAGATATTCACAAACTTGGTATTAGTCCCGACTACAAAATTCATCAAGATCCCATTACCTTAAAACAAGCAACCACAGAACTAGATTTACAGTATCAAACCGCAGTTAAATTGTTAAATCCTCAATCAGTGGTAGCTGATGCGGCATAA
- a CDS encoding CO2 hydration protein, which translates to MIITKTNNQHTNPIEAYIQRLESGQALLNDTPQNLIEVVGILKSYGIILDAYSNNLIYIAEKQFLVLFNFFKYFNGDFSFKKLLIHWWHDRINYEYAEYCMKTMLWHGGGGLDEYLDTPEFQQRAEKAIRAKLKNNIFMLALHKIFPEFLPEQIRQFAYYSGLGQFWRIMSDMFLDLSDRYDRGEIKAIPDVVEHIKNGLVAAANKPITYQVEIRGQQYDIIPKSAGLTFLNDTAVPYVEAVFFRGTPFPGTVSYNAQAYQIPVDQGDFAYGALYADPLPVGGAGIPPTLLMHDMSRYLPDYLHNLYRQTTRGEDDILVQICQSFQKSMFCVTTAAVEGLAPYPLATENPEEKAANRKYLKAWLNRLKSSEMLKINS; encoded by the coding sequence ATGATAATTACGAAAACAAATAACCAACATACTAATCCTATTGAAGCCTATATTCAGCGCTTAGAATCCGGACAAGCACTGTTAAACGATACCCCCCAAAACTTAATCGAAGTTGTCGGAATCCTCAAAAGTTACGGCATAATTTTAGATGCTTATTCCAACAACTTAATTTACATCGCCGAAAAACAATTTTTAGTCTTATTTAACTTCTTCAAATACTTTAATGGTGACTTCAGCTTTAAGAAATTACTAATTCATTGGTGGCACGATCGCATAAATTACGAATACGCCGAATATTGTATGAAAACCATGTTATGGCATGGTGGCGGCGGCTTAGATGAATACTTAGATACACCTGAATTTCAACAAAGAGCAGAAAAAGCCATTCGAGCTAAACTGAAAAATAATATTTTCATGCTCGCACTACACAAAATTTTCCCTGAATTTCTCCCCGAACAAATCAGGCAATTCGCTTATTATAGCGGATTAGGGCAATTTTGGCGAATCATGAGCGATATGTTTCTTGACTTATCAGATCGCTACGATCGCGGCGAAATTAAAGCCATTCCTGACGTGGTAGAACATATTAAAAATGGCTTAGTTGCCGCCGCAAATAAGCCGATTACTTATCAAGTAGAAATTCGCGGACAGCAATATGATATCATCCCTAAATCGGCTGGTTTAACCTTCTTAAACGACACCGCAGTCCCTTATGTAGAAGCCGTTTTCTTCCGAGGAACGCCTTTCCCTGGTACAGTTTCTTATAACGCCCAAGCATATCAAATTCCTGTCGATCAAGGTGACTTTGCCTATGGTGCATTATACGCCGATCCTTTACCAGTTGGTGGCGCAGGAATTCCTCCTACCTTATTGATGCACGATATGAGTCGTTATCTACCAGATTATTTACATAACTTATATCGCCAAACCACGCGCGGCGAAGATGACATCTTAGTGCAAATTTGTCAAAGCTTTCAAAAGTCAATGTTTTGCGTTACTACCGCAGCCGTAGAAGGATTAGCACCCTATCCTTTAGCTACTGAAAATCCCGAAGAAAAAGCAGCAAATCGGAAATATTTAAAAGCTTGGTTGAATCGTTTGAAATCTTCCGAAATGTTGAAAATAAATAGTTAA
- a CDS encoding NADH-quinone oxidoreductase subunit M yields MLSALIWVPFLGAALIGFFPGNKDASFSRSLALIIAGTVLVWTIFLGTQFDPSHAGMQFDEYLPWIEAIGFNYHLGIDGLSLPLVFLNSLLTVIAILTSSDSLPRHRFYFAMLLILSGGASGAFLAQDLLLFFLFYELELIPLYFLIAIWGGERRGYAAMKFLIYTLISGVLVIASFLGLIYLTGATTFDYQPLLGAALPISLQLILLAGLLLGFAIKIPIFPFHTWLPDAHVEASTPISVLLAGVLLKLGTYGLIRFGFGLFSLEAWRILAPWLATLAAISALYGASCAIAQQDMKKVVAYSSIAHMAYILLAAAAATRLSLLAAVCQMISHGLISALLFFLVGVVAKKTGSRDVNSLRGLLNPERGLPVIGSLMVLGVMASSGIPGMIGFIAEFLVFRGSFLIFPIQTLFCIVGTGLTAVYFLLVINRVFFGRLPETLAQLPKVQLGDRIPAVVLAVLIFILGVQPNLMVRWIEAETDSLIITQQSVIISNSTLITEKQSTER; encoded by the coding sequence ATGCTCAGTGCCTTAATCTGGGTACCATTTCTCGGTGCAGCTTTAATTGGATTTTTCCCTGGAAATAAAGATGCGAGTTTTTCGCGATCGCTAGCTTTAATTATTGCTGGTACAGTCCTAGTCTGGACGATTTTTCTCGGAACTCAGTTTGACCCCAGTCACGCAGGAATGCAGTTTGATGAATATTTACCTTGGATTGAAGCGATTGGTTTTAACTATCATCTCGGTATCGATGGGCTATCATTACCTTTAGTGTTTCTCAACAGTTTGCTGACAGTTATTGCCATTTTAACTAGTTCTGATTCTTTGCCGCGCCATCGCTTTTACTTCGCTATGTTGCTGATTTTAAGTGGTGGTGCGTCGGGAGCTTTTTTGGCTCAAGATTTACTATTGTTTTTCCTTTTTTACGAGTTAGAATTAATTCCCCTTTACTTTTTAATTGCTATTTGGGGTGGCGAAAGGCGAGGCTATGCCGCTATGAAATTTTTGATTTATACTTTAATTTCCGGCGTTTTAGTCATCGCTTCGTTTTTAGGATTAATTTATCTCACTGGTGCGACAACTTTTGACTATCAACCTTTGTTAGGTGCAGCATTACCCATAAGTTTGCAATTAATTTTACTAGCCGGGTTGCTTTTAGGTTTTGCAATTAAAATTCCCATCTTTCCCTTTCATACTTGGTTGCCAGATGCCCACGTTGAAGCTTCTACACCAATTTCGGTATTATTAGCAGGGGTGTTGTTAAAGTTAGGAACTTATGGCTTAATTAGATTTGGTTTTGGTTTATTTTCCCTAGAAGCTTGGCGAATTTTAGCACCTTGGTTAGCTACTTTAGCCGCAATTAGTGCTTTGTATGGTGCATCTTGTGCGATCGCGCAACAAGACATGAAAAAAGTGGTAGCCTATTCTTCGATCGCGCACATGGCTTATATTCTGCTAGCGGCTGCGGCTGCAACTCGTCTTAGCTTACTTGCTGCCGTTTGTCAAATGATTAGTCATGGTTTAATTTCGGCTTTGCTATTTTTCCTCGTCGGTGTCGTAGCCAAGAAAACTGGAAGCCGCGATGTTAACTCTCTGCGTGGTTTACTCAATCCAGAACGAGGTTTACCCGTAATTGGTAGTTTAATGGTATTGGGTGTAATGGCAAGCTCGGGAATTCCGGGAATGATTGGCTTTATCGCTGAATTTTTAGTATTTCGCGGTAGTTTCCTGATTTTCCCCATTCAAACTCTGTTTTGTATCGTCGGGACAGGTTTAACGGCGGTTTACTTCTTATTGGTAATCAACCGCGTCTTTTTCGGTCGCTTACCAGAAACTTTAGCACAACTGCCGAAAGTTCAGTTAGGCGATCGCATTCCGGCTGTAGTTTTAGCTGTGTTAATCTTTATCCTCGGAGTACAGCCAAACTTAATGGTACGCTGGATCGAAGCTGAAACCGATTCACTAATTATTACTCAACAATCAGTGATTATTAGCAACTCAACTTTGATTACTGAGAAACAATCAACTGAGAGATAA
- a CDS encoding NAD(P)H-quinone oxidoreductase subunit F, which translates to MSDFLLQSSWFIPLYGLIGAIFTLPWSTGMIRKTGPRPAAYFNLLMTLVAFIHGSVAFSVVWTQKPQQIVFQWLQAADLDLSLAIEISRVSVGGMELVTGISLLAQIYALGYMEKDWSLARFFGLMGFFEAALSGIAISDSLFLSYALLEMLTLSTYLLVGFWYAQPLVVTAARDAFLTKRVGDIVLLMGMVALSSYGTGLTFSELKSWAASDPLPIAIATLLGLALIGGPVGKCAQFPLNLWLDEAMEGPNPASLMRNSVVVSAGAFVLIKLQPVFTLSPIAADALIITGTVTAIGSSLVAIAQIDIKRALSHSTSAYLGLVFIAVGVGQVDIALLLLLTHAFAKTLLFMSAGSIILTTNNQNITEMGGLWTRMPATSSAFVVGTAGLIGLLPLGTFWVLRRWANTPGELPLWLLAILLLVNALSALNLIRVFRLIFLGEPSPKTRRAPEVPWQMAFPMVTLTIATLMLPLTMHQGQLLLGSTDPAMSNPAQLFSPVAVPLLMLSGLIGCALGTAIDLPRTWARPAQIYWRFIQDLLAYDFYFDRLYRFTVVFAVDITSKITAWVDRYVVDGVVNLFGLAAIFSGQTLRYNVSGQSQFYLLTILLAVALLFGVMMRVFITI; encoded by the coding sequence ATGAGTGATTTTCTGCTTCAAAGCAGTTGGTTTATCCCTTTATATGGGTTAATCGGAGCAATTTTTACCCTTCCCTGGTCTACGGGAATGATTCGGAAAACAGGACCTAGACCTGCGGCTTACTTTAATTTATTAATGACCTTAGTGGCATTTATCCACGGGTCAGTAGCCTTCTCCGTGGTGTGGACACAAAAACCACAACAGATAGTATTTCAATGGTTACAAGCCGCAGATTTAGACTTATCTCTAGCAATAGAAATATCGAGAGTCAGTGTAGGAGGAATGGAACTGGTAACAGGGATTAGTTTGCTAGCGCAAATCTATGCCCTAGGATACATGGAAAAAGACTGGTCGTTAGCCAGATTTTTCGGCTTAATGGGCTTTTTTGAAGCAGCACTATCTGGAATTGCTATTAGTGACTCATTATTTTTGAGTTACGCCTTGCTAGAAATGCTGACGCTTTCCACCTACTTATTAGTTGGTTTTTGGTACGCTCAACCTTTAGTTGTCACCGCCGCCAGAGATGCCTTTTTAACCAAAAGGGTAGGAGACATTGTCTTATTAATGGGGATGGTAGCCCTTTCCAGTTATGGCACAGGATTAACCTTTAGCGAATTAAAAAGTTGGGCAGCCAGCGATCCTTTACCGATCGCGATCGCTACTTTACTCGGTTTAGCCTTAATTGGCGGACCTGTGGGTAAATGCGCTCAATTTCCCCTCAATCTCTGGCTGGATGAAGCAATGGAAGGACCAAATCCCGCTTCGCTGATGCGAAACTCCGTCGTCGTTTCCGCCGGGGCTTTTGTGTTAATTAAATTGCAGCCAGTATTCACCCTTTCTCCCATCGCTGCCGATGCTTTAATTATTACCGGAACCGTAACGGCGATCGGTTCATCATTAGTAGCGATCGCGCAAATTGATATTAAACGCGCCCTTTCTCATTCTACTAGCGCCTACTTAGGCTTAGTCTTTATCGCCGTTGGTGTCGGACAAGTAGACATTGCCTTGCTGTTACTGTTAACTCACGCCTTCGCCAAAACTCTGTTATTTATGAGTGCAGGCTCAATTATTCTCACCACCAATAACCAAAACATTACCGAAATGGGCGGTTTGTGGACGAGAATGCCCGCAACCAGTTCTGCCTTTGTCGTCGGCACCGCCGGACTAATTGGTTTACTGCCATTAGGAACATTTTGGGTACTCCGACGCTGGGCGAATACTCCCGGAGAATTACCTTTATGGTTACTGGCAATTTTACTACTTGTTAACGCCTTAAGCGCCTTAAACTTAATTCGCGTCTTTCGCTTAATTTTCTTAGGCGAACCCAGTCCAAAAACCAGAAGAGCGCCAGAGGTTCCCTGGCAAATGGCATTCCCAATGGTAACTTTGACGATTGCTACTCTCATGCTACCTTTAACCATGCACCAAGGACAATTGCTATTAGGTTCTACTGACCCAGCTATGTCTAACCCAGCGCAACTATTTAGTCCCGTAGCCGTACCGTTATTAATGCTCAGTGGTTTAATTGGTTGTGCGCTAGGAACAGCAATTGATTTACCAAGAACTTGGGCAAGACCCGCTCAAATTTATTGGCGGTTTATTCAAGATTTACTCGCTTACGACTTTTACTTCGATCGCCTCTATCGTTTTACTGTCGTTTTCGCCGTAGACATCACCTCAAAAATTACTGCATGGGTCGATCGCTACGTGGTTGATGGTGTAGTTAACTTGTTCGGTTTAGCCGCAATTTTTAGCGGTCAAACTTTGCGATATAACGTCTCTGGTCAATCGCAGTTTTATCTCCTGACAATTTTGCTCGCCGTAGCTTTATTATTCGGAGTGATGATGCGCGTATTTATAACCATTTAA
- a CDS encoding carbon dioxide-concentrating mechanism protein CcmK, with protein MPIAVGMIETLGFPAVVEAADAMVKAARVTLVGYEKIGTGRVTVIVRGDVSEVQASVSAGTDAANRVNGGEVLSTHIIARPHENLEYVLPIRYTEEVEQFRT; from the coding sequence ATGCCAATTGCAGTAGGAATGATTGAAACCCTGGGATTTCCAGCAGTAGTAGAAGCAGCCGATGCGATGGTAAAAGCGGCTCGGGTAACGCTAGTAGGTTATGAAAAAATTGGTACAGGAAGAGTAACTGTAATCGTTAGAGGTGATGTCTCGGAGGTACAAGCATCAGTATCAGCAGGAACAGATGCAGCAAATCGTGTCAATGGCGGTGAAGTATTATCCACCCATATCATTGCTCGTCCCCACGAAAACTTAGAATATGTACTGCCGATTCGTTATACCGAAGAAGTAGAGCAATTCCGAACGTAA
- a CDS encoding carbon dioxide-concentrating mechanism protein CcmK yields MSIAVGMIETLGFPAVVEAADAMVKAARVTLVGYEKIGTGRVTVIVRGDVSEVQASVSAGVESVKRVNGGQVLSTHIIARPHENLEYVLPIRYSEAVEQFRESVYAPRSLPR; encoded by the coding sequence ATGTCAATAGCGGTAGGAATGATTGAAACCCTAGGATTTCCGGCAGTAGTAGAAGCCGCAGACGCAATGGTAAAAGCTGCCCGCGTCACATTAGTAGGCTATGAAAAAATCGGTACCGGAAGAGTGACAGTAATTGTCAGAGGTGACGTCTCAGAAGTACAAGCTTCAGTATCAGCAGGCGTAGAATCAGTCAAGCGGGTAAACGGAGGTCAAGTATTATCGACCCATATTATTGCCCGTCCCCACGAAAACTTAGAATATGTACTACCAATTCGTTATAGCGAAGCAGTAGAACAATTCCGAGAAAGCGTTTACGCACCGCGATCGCTACCGAGATAA
- a CDS encoding EutN/CcmL family microcompartment protein yields the protein MQIAVVRGTVVSTHKLPEMTGVKLLLLQFIDESGQPLPKYEVAADRVGAGTGEWVLVSRGSAARFLATDESRPLDATVVGIIDTVTVENRLLYSKKEQYL from the coding sequence ATGCAAATTGCTGTAGTGCGTGGCACGGTAGTTAGTACCCACAAACTGCCAGAAATGACAGGAGTAAAGTTACTGCTGTTGCAATTTATTGACGAGTCAGGACAGCCGCTACCAAAATACGAAGTAGCAGCAGATCGCGTCGGAGCAGGAACAGGTGAATGGGTGTTAGTCAGCCGTGGCAGCGCTGCCCGCTTTTTAGCAACTGATGAATCTCGCCCGCTCGATGCCACAGTGGTAGGGATTATTGATACGGTAACGGTTGAAAATCGCTTGCTGTACAGCAAAAAAGAGCAATATCTCTAA